A single genomic interval of Phycisphaerae bacterium harbors:
- the metF gene encoding methylenetetrahydrofolate reductase [NAD(P)H], whose translation MRIRDQLGRGRPSFSFEFFPPKDDIGFWDLYKTVERLKPLGPTFVSVTYGAGGSTRRKTIDLVERIKTDIGIEPLAHLTCVGSTRPEIGATVDDLRRHGIANILALRGDPPEGEKRFVPAEGGFHYAAELVAFIRERCDVCVGAACYPEGHVEAADIHADMDYLKAKVDAGVDFLITQLFFDNDLFFSFRERAERAGIRVPIVAGIMPILSVKQVKRFTTMCGASIPARLLRMIESVEDDAEAVRHIGTYHSTQQSIGLLEGEAAGIHFYTLNRSTATRAIFQMIRTMV comes from the coding sequence ATGCGCATACGAGACCAGCTCGGCCGAGGCCGGCCATCATTCTCTTTCGAGTTCTTTCCACCCAAGGACGACATCGGCTTTTGGGACCTCTACAAGACCGTAGAGCGCCTCAAGCCCCTGGGGCCAACGTTCGTCTCGGTTACGTACGGAGCGGGCGGCTCGACCCGCCGCAAGACCATTGACCTGGTGGAACGCATCAAAACGGATATCGGGATCGAGCCCCTGGCCCACCTGACCTGCGTGGGATCGACACGGCCGGAGATCGGAGCAACCGTAGATGATTTGCGCCGCCACGGTATCGCCAATATTCTGGCCCTGCGTGGCGATCCGCCGGAGGGCGAAAAGCGATTCGTCCCGGCCGAAGGGGGATTCCACTACGCCGCGGAGCTGGTGGCGTTCATTCGGGAACGATGCGATGTGTGCGTTGGAGCAGCCTGCTACCCCGAAGGCCACGTCGAGGCTGCGGACATCCATGCCGACATGGATTACCTCAAAGCCAAGGTCGACGCCGGCGTGGACTTCCTGATCACCCAGTTGTTCTTCGACAACGATCTGTTCTTTTCGTTCCGTGAACGCGCGGAACGAGCGGGCATTCGCGTACCCATTGTCGCGGGAATCATGCCCATCCTGAGCGTCAAACAGGTGAAGCGCTTCACAACCATGTGCGGAGCGTCCATTCCCGCGCGACTGCTCAGGATGATCGAATCCGTGGAAGACGACGCCGAGGCCGTGAGGCACATCGGCACGTACCACAGCACCCAGCAGTCGATCGGCCTGCTCGAGGGCGAAGCCGCAGGCATCCACTTCTACACGCTCAATCGCTCGACCGCGACTCGGGCGATCTTTCAAATGATTCGGACGATGGTTTAG
- a CDS encoding type II secretion system protein encodes MSCLRNGFSRRGRRSKRAFTLIEVLVVVAIIALLVAILLPSLQAAREHAKTVVCSSNMHSVSLANANYLYVSKAVYAPSYVYPDDKDGRWSPATQPKEPRSDVGYLHWSYYLFDDGNVGDKAFECPTYENGGAPRTNPGPEPASWEAGQEDINGNPKPAERKPSYTEDKQASRMAITANAAIMPRNKFNIVASGGKRVNVFVRENQINRPGDTILATEFYNNWQSQAISGGSGNLLVKSHRPLNPFYHVGAGFDEYKAPDRAPGFMYGQQSTLGPTTNDWGILPYKEIRQAKNLIETGTSELNAVGRDHPWADRVYRKKFGGSANFLYCDGHAENDTIYNTVEDRKWGDKYYSLSGANEVLNFIIQRD; translated from the coding sequence ATGAGTTGCCTCAGGAACGGATTCTCTCGGCGCGGTCGCAGGTCGAAAAGGGCATTCACTCTGATTGAAGTGCTGGTGGTCGTTGCCATCATCGCGCTGCTCGTGGCCATCCTGCTTCCCAGCCTCCAAGCGGCTCGGGAGCACGCCAAGACTGTTGTCTGCTCGTCCAACATGCACTCGGTCAGTTTGGCAAACGCCAACTACCTGTATGTTTCAAAGGCGGTCTATGCGCCCTCCTACGTGTATCCCGACGACAAGGACGGACGGTGGTCGCCGGCGACCCAGCCGAAGGAGCCGCGGTCGGATGTGGGTTATCTGCATTGGTCATACTACCTATTCGACGACGGTAATGTCGGAGACAAGGCCTTCGAGTGTCCCACGTACGAAAATGGCGGAGCGCCCCGCACCAACCCCGGCCCGGAACCGGCCAGCTGGGAAGCCGGTCAGGAAGACATCAACGGCAACCCCAAACCCGCTGAGCGAAAGCCCTCGTACACGGAGGACAAGCAGGCGTCGCGCATGGCCATTACGGCGAATGCGGCGATTATGCCCCGCAACAAGTTCAACATCGTGGCCTCGGGTGGTAAGCGCGTTAACGTCTTCGTGCGCGAGAATCAGATCAACCGCCCCGGTGATACCATCCTCGCAACGGAGTTCTACAACAACTGGCAGAGTCAGGCTATTTCCGGCGGCAGCGGCAACCTGCTGGTTAAGTCCCACCGCCCGTTGAATCCGTTCTACCACGTGGGGGCGGGTTTCGATGAGTACAAGGCGCCGGACCGGGCGCCGGGATTCATGTACGGCCAGCAGAGCACCCTGGGCCCGACGACGAACGACTGGGGGATTCTTCCCTACAAGGAGATTCGTCAGGCCAAGAATCTGATCGAGACGGGTACTTCGGAGCTCAACGCGGTCGGGCGTGATCATCCCTGGGCGGACCGCGTCTATCGCAAGAAGTTCGGCGGCAGCGCCAATTTCCTCTACTGCGACGGACACGCCGAAAACGACACGATTTACAACACCGTCGAGGATCGCAAGTGGGGCGACAAGTACTATTCGCTGTCCGGCGCGAATGAAGTCCTCAACTTCATCATCCAGCGCGACTAA
- a CDS encoding DUF420 domain-containing protein yields MLEISDLPAVNATLNALALIFLIIGHAMIRRRNIGAHRACMIAAFSISVLFLVSYLTYRIAGAEKRFGGIGWIRPVYFFILFSHVILAASVPVLAGRTLYLALRGRFDAHRRIARWTYPIWVYVSITGVVVYILLFQIYGPSGQ; encoded by the coding sequence TTGCTCGAGATTTCCGACCTCCCTGCGGTCAATGCGACGCTCAACGCCTTGGCGCTAATATTCTTGATCATCGGCCATGCGATGATCCGGCGGCGCAACATCGGGGCGCATCGTGCGTGCATGATTGCGGCATTCTCCATCTCGGTCCTGTTCCTGGTCTCGTACCTTACATACCGAATTGCGGGCGCGGAGAAGCGATTCGGAGGGATCGGCTGGATCCGGCCAGTCTATTTCTTCATACTGTTCTCGCACGTCATCCTGGCGGCTTCGGTGCCGGTGCTGGCCGGACGGACGCTGTATCTGGCACTCCGCGGCAGGTTTGACGCCCATCGCCGCATAGCCCGTTGGACGTATCCCATCTGGGTGTACGTGTCGATTACGGGCGTCGTGGTTTATATCCTGTTGTTCCAGATCTACGGACCGTCGGGGCAATGA